Proteins encoded in a region of the Bactrocera tryoni isolate S06 chromosome 4, CSIRO_BtryS06_freeze2, whole genome shotgun sequence genome:
- the LOC120774316 gene encoding uncharacterized protein LOC120774316 isoform X3, giving the protein MVIKNPNNIVVPDYLNENFFVAALEEGLRAIQVTVKEVTFEWATNPGDNYCSRIYRVAVAYECLVDADEPPVQEQRSLIVKSIPVSKDTRFLEDLGVFLKEKITFLDVLPRLQVLVSCPNLGATCLYANKSPINSLVLTDLKSEGFRVAPRQDLLDWAHCELILQQTARLHGTSMILAQRDPDITKRLVGGLLSEKHVMKSVTFKQMFSIPLKYLANNAAEWPGFEKIAQKLHHFNDNFKIICARLADPRKGDRFVVMNHGDLTVLNMMYVYDDPKQPKKPTRAIFVDFQLNFYGSPGCDLNFFLNTSVRLNVLKDRRDDLINVYYKTFKETLEYLHYENIPTLDDLKYELRARELYGLFGLFGFLPLITMPKELSGDNSVENMRVEEKVREKYQKLFAQDNVQAQLKYALKRFDDLGVLDEF; this is encoded by the exons ATGGTTATCAAAAATCCGAACAATATAGTTGTGCCCGATTATTTGAACGAGAACTTCTTCGTGGCCGCGCTCGAGGAAGGTTTGCGTGCAATTCAGGTGACGGTTAAAGAAGTAACTTTCGAATGGGCCACCAACCCCGGTGATAATTACTGCTCACGCATCTATCGCGTTGCAGTCGCCTATGAGTGTCTAGTTGACGCTGATGAGCCACCAGTACAAGAGCAACGGTCGTTAATCGTTAAATCTATACCGGTTTCGAAAGACACCCGTTTCCTTGAAGATTTAGGTGTTTTTCTTAAggaaaaaattacctttttgGATGTATTGCCACGGCTGCAAGTACTTGTGTCGTGTCCGAATCTCGGTGCCAC CTGCTTATACGCAAACAAATCACCAATTAACTCTCTTGTGCTTACTGACTTGAAGTCTGAAGGTTTTCGGGTTGCGCCACGACAGGACCTGCTCGATTGGGCACACTGCGAGTTGATCTTGCAACAAACGGCGCGCCTTCACGGCACTTCAATGATTTTAGCCCAGCGA GATCCCGATATCACCAAACGCTTGGTCGGCGGTTTGCTGAGCGAGAAGCATGTAATGAAGTCTGTTACCTTTAAGCAAATGTTTAGTATTCCCTTGAAGTACTTAGCCAACAATGCAGCCGAGTGGCCCGGTTTTGAAAAGATCGCACAAAAATTGCACcatttcaatgataatttcaAGATCATATGCGCACGCTTAGCAGATCCTCGTAAAGGCGATCGTTTCGTTGTGATGAATCATGGTGATCTCACTGTTTTAAATATGATGTACGTCTATGATGATCCCAAGCAACCCAAGAAACCAACGCGCGCTATTTTT GTGGATTTCCAACTTAATTTCTATGGCAGCCCTGGCTGCGATCTCAATTTCTTTCTCAACACTAGTGTACGTCTAAATGTGCTAAAGGATCGACGAGACGATCTTATAAATGTGTATTATAAAACATTCAAGGAGACGTTGGAGTACCTTCATTACGAGAATATACCGACTTTAGATGATCTAAAGTACGAACTGCGTGCTCGTGAACTTTATGGTCTTTTCGGTTTGTTCGGTTTTCTacccttaattactatgccaaaggAGCTATCCGGAGATAACAGTGTTGAAAATATGAGAGTTGAGGAGAAAGTCCGTGAAAAGTACCAAAAACTATTTGCACAAGATAATGTACAAGCACAGCTAAAGTACGCACTGAAGCGCTTTGATGATTTGGGTGTGTTGGACGAGTTTTAG